One Spiroplasma endosymbiont of Cantharis nigra DNA segment encodes these proteins:
- a CDS encoding lipoprotein: MKKLLAIFGSSLLVVSPAILVVSCTKNKKIIDDISLQTAVEQIGKSIYLTDTKNYNFDYQMDGILKNKRIKDISNIYGNDNYTRDDLNSYSRFDELYRYYFDKNLFKDDLKVAETINFEGNIKPQNSATLETILVTIPNLLELLGNGKIIALLFKLFTIIPSFIVNLSNNYLVSYLDKILSKENSDAFSNAFSNEPYADFTNQESLNSAIIGFSNSIDYLIGNKNQLEIPTKDEVEGQLFLNSITKLTINLKSIFNNEKSISFDLIIDLLAISEIVRFVRTLIVYIVNGVGTIYTESESNGNKNYFKQIELFRNAKVDATKNEINFLSFFEFLESTYKNGDGLKLILALLFQSYENPKLKTNRLGIPNMGVIADEKIQLKGINPLLQASMNAIFPTFYITEGLSPIIAKLLKWLKIDRINLASVCIELINSLVSGSNFKGIIDIMNSSLVSPIIKDEILKERLKSLKKIDEIYKNSLWNELYSGKFINKILLVLNNEENEKDINIKNIIENTNLTFLGRKLTYKEVFWNITNNEDFKGEFKIDFTNISELLINLRKLLDLKNDEKSDVNLYKFQTNLQTLFANLQGIKKLTSWITNEENEQSDSLWEEFRQEQSKYNKKINDDILNQKNVSITDLKNYSYQVEVENKKYIIKLKMLKSNKFQISSIF; the protein is encoded by the coding sequence ATGAAAAAATTATTAGCTATTTTTGGATCTTCTTTATTAGTGGTTTCACCAGCTATTTTAGTAGTTTCTTGTACTAAAAATAAAAAAATAATAGATGATATTTCATTACAAACTGCAGTTGAGCAAATTGGTAAATCAATTTATTTAACTGATACAAAAAACTATAATTTTGATTATCAAATGGATGGTATATTAAAGAATAAAAGAATAAAAGATATATCAAATATATATGGAAATGATAATTATACTAGAGATGATTTAAATTCTTACTCAAGATTTGATGAACTATATAGATATTATTTTGATAAAAATCTTTTTAAGGATGATTTAAAAGTTGCTGAAACAATAAATTTTGAAGGTAATATTAAACCTCAAAATAGCGCAACTCTTGAAACAATTCTTGTAACAATTCCTAATTTATTGGAATTATTAGGTAATGGTAAAATTATTGCTTTGCTATTTAAATTATTTACAATAATTCCGTCATTTATTGTAAATTTAAGTAATAACTATTTAGTTAGTTATTTAGACAAAATTCTTTCAAAGGAAAATAGTGATGCCTTTTCAAATGCCTTTTCAAATGAGCCATATGCTGATTTTACAAATCAAGAGTCTTTAAACTCAGCAATTATTGGTTTTTCAAACTCAATTGATTATCTTATTGGAAATAAAAATCAACTAGAAATTCCAACAAAAGATGAAGTTGAGGGGCAATTATTTCTGAACTCAATAACTAAATTAACAATTAATCTTAAATCAATTTTTAATAATGAAAAATCAATTAGTTTTGATTTAATAATTGATCTACTTGCAATTTCTGAAATAGTTAGATTTGTAAGAACTCTAATTGTATATATTGTAAATGGAGTAGGAACAATTTATACGGAAAGTGAATCTAATGGAAATAAGAACTATTTCAAACAAATTGAACTATTTAGAAATGCAAAAGTTGATGCTACTAAAAATGAAATAAACTTTTTAAGCTTTTTTGAATTTTTAGAAAGTACATATAAAAATGGTGACGGTTTAAAATTAATATTGGCTTTATTATTTCAAAGTTATGAAAATCCTAAACTAAAAACAAATAGGTTAGGAATCCCAAATATGGGAGTAATTGCAGATGAAAAAATTCAACTAAAAGGAATAAATCCCTTGCTACAAGCTTCAATGAATGCGATATTTCCAACTTTTTATATAACTGAAGGATTATCACCAATAATTGCAAAACTTTTAAAATGACTTAAAATTGATAGAATAAACTTAGCAAGTGTATGTATTGAGTTAATCAATTCATTGGTATCTGGTTCAAACTTTAAAGGAATTATTGATATTATGAATAGTTCATTAGTTAGCCCCATTATCAAAGATGAGATTTTAAAAGAAAGGCTAAAAAGTTTGAAAAAAATTGATGAAATTTACAAAAATTCATTATGAAATGAACTTTATAGTGGAAAATTTATTAACAAAATTTTATTAGTATTGAATAATGAAGAAAATGAAAAAGATATTAATATTAAAAATATTATAGAAAATACTAATTTAACATTTTTAGGGAGAAAATTAACATATAAAGAAGTTTTTTGAAATATAACTAATAATGAGGATTTTAAAGGTGAATTTAAAATTGATTTTACCAATATTTCTGAATTATTAATAAATTTAAGAAAATTATTAGACTTAAAAAATGATGAAAAAAGCGATGTTAACCTTTATAAATTTCAAACTAATTTACAGACATTATTTGCAAATCTACAAGGTATTAAAAAACTAACATCATGAATAACAAATGAAGAAAATGAACAAAGTGATAGTTTATGAGAAGAATTTAGACAAGAACAATCTAAATATAATAAAAAAATAAATGATGATATTTTGAATCAAAAAAATGTAAGTATTACTGATTTAAAAAATTATTCATATCAGGTTGAAGTTGAAAATAAAAAATATATTATTAAACTTAAAATGTTAAAAAGTAACAAATTTCAAATTAGTTCAATTTTTTAA
- a CDS encoding SGNH/GDSL hydrolase family protein codes for MKKLLSLLTVFMFSISTVTSTVSCMPKQPSTIKTSPLKIGLDIDKSKTIDTSSNPKDHFGFTNYFIVGDSLSDVNGLTTYVKDKFVVNTSLDQYVDFNLTLGGAYGFEEEGVYNSAFSNGKTAGYLLSEKLNFGAMKPSNKFSKLSNPKEGYGKNYSVGGATAGKSSEFVNGIIINDFSTEEQARTLVKQQKIGANDLVFFEIGGNDMFSLIQSQDSQNDKAVIEYMNESIKSIKATLFTLLNNGVKNILFMGPPIMDNIPRYINREEKQDIIDLGKEYEIKINKLVNEVNSYYSGNLFYTSLYEGENDFPNIIKGYGETISNEIESEYNTWAAFAEKNIIQINGKETFNFNELSKVNFKNYIETIKINNTFSKTKLDVKVIGQPLDQNLWGNDFKKRDKIMTSYFFTDVVHPTRLVHEYVSEMIKEIVLKEFK; via the coding sequence ATGAAAAAATTATTATCATTATTAACTGTATTTATGTTTTCAATTTCAACAGTAACTTCAACAGTTTCTTGTATGCCAAAGCAACCAAGTACTATTAAGACAAGTCCTTTAAAAATTGGTTTGGATATTGATAAAAGTAAAACTATTGATACAAGTTCAAATCCAAAAGATCATTTTGGTTTTACCAACTATTTTATAGTAGGGGACTCATTGAGTGATGTTAATGGTTTAACAACTTATGTTAAAGATAAATTTGTAGTAAATACATCATTGGATCAATATGTTGATTTCAATTTAACACTTGGAGGAGCATATGGCTTTGAAGAAGAAGGTGTTTATAATAGTGCTTTTAGTAATGGAAAGACTGCAGGTTATCTATTATCTGAAAAATTAAATTTTGGAGCAATGAAACCTAGCAATAAATTCTCAAAATTAAGTAATCCAAAAGAAGGTTATGGTAAAAATTACTCAGTTGGTGGTGCAACAGCTGGAAAATCATCAGAATTTGTAAATGGAATTATTATTAATGACTTTAGTACAGAAGAACAAGCCAGAACTTTAGTTAAACAACAAAAAATTGGAGCAAATGATTTAGTCTTTTTTGAAATTGGAGGTAACGATATGTTTTCTTTAATTCAAAGTCAAGATAGTCAAAATGACAAAGCTGTAATAGAATATATGAATGAATCTATTAAAAGTATTAAAGCAACATTATTTACACTTTTAAATAATGGTGTAAAAAACATTTTATTTATGGGACCTCCAATTATGGATAATATCCCTAGATATATCAATAGAGAAGAAAAACAAGATATTATTGATCTTGGAAAAGAATATGAAATTAAAATCAATAAATTAGTTAATGAAGTTAATAGCTATTATTCTGGAAATTTATTTTACACTTCACTATATGAAGGAGAAAATGATTTTCCAAATATTATAAAAGGATATGGCGAAACTATTAGCAATGAAATTGAAAGTGAATATAATACTTGAGCAGCATTTGCCGAAAAAAATATAATACAAATAAATGGTAAAGAAACTTTTAATTTTAACGAACTTTCAAAAGTCAACTTCAAAAATTATATTGAAACAATTAAAATTAATAATACTTTTAGCAAAACTAAATTGGATGTTAAGGTTATAGGACAACCCTTAGACCAAAATCTATGGGGGAATGACTTTAAAAAAAGAGATAAAATAATGACTTCATATTTTTTCACTGATGTTGTTCACCCAACTAGACTGGTTCATGAATATGTTTCAGAAATGATAAAAGAGATTGTTTTAAAGGAGTTTAAATAA
- a CDS encoding PCC domain-containing protein: MLVKEKSNLLVIFLENGEDIDQQIQNIIREYKLIDAKITGYGYLKRLEYGVLSQIDPFFLSKLLKEGLITVTNLNGMIDNRESTIMVSSVDDKFERHQGRLISGVVANSFNIILEIYKTE; this comes from the coding sequence ATGTTAGTAAAAGAAAAATCAAATTTATTAGTTATTTTTTTGGAGAATGGGGAAGATATTGACCAACAAATTCAAAATATAATAAGAGAATATAAACTTATTGATGCCAAAATTACTGGATATGGTTATTTAAAAAGATTAGAGTATGGTGTACTTTCTCAAATTGATCCATTTTTCTTATCAAAATTATTAAAAGAGGGACTTATTACTGTTACAAATTTAAATGGTATGATTGATAATCGTGAATCAACAATAATGGTTAGCTCTGTTGATGATAAATTTGAAAGACATCAAGGAAGATTAATTAGTGGCGTTGTAGCAAATTCATTCAATATAATTTTAGAAATATATAAAACAGAGTAA
- a CDS encoding AAA family ATPase: MDITERIKKLITAISFQVYEKETIFRLAMLALLAEESIFLLGKPGIAKSLISRRLKFAIKGGTNFEYLMSKFSTPEEIYGPIDLRLLKEGKYVRVVENYLPASNVGFLDEIWKAGPSIQNTLLTIINEKLFRNGGTDIKVPLKLLISASNELPAEGEGLEALFDRFIIRFIAEGLKSDDNFEQLLDGESSLDVDVDPKLQLTIQELEIWKKQSKQVKISRKTLDFIHYFRKKILKETNGEAYISDRRWKKISGLMKTSAFYNGRSETDIADLFVIPYCIWDNEEQEKQYSEIFFNTFLEQFGLEWRNEKKNLMNQIDLVNSQIGQVEAQFLRLTPYTDPFKGAINGTYYFINFTDGGDSYKICFISAADWNKIRNLTNESFEIDLHFGVNLNKYSGSQKTLVKAYKADQILFVNENKKYLLQNESPNEFNQQMNNLADNIVELETKYKALSAKMFKEYKKYMNMNCIFFEEIYDEKIAQAFDAKTKKQLEQEAELEKQVKLNEKNDNIKNPIDDLDFKLEI; this comes from the coding sequence ATGGATATTACAGAAAGAATTAAAAAATTAATAACAGCAATTTCATTTCAAGTTTATGAAAAAGAAACAATATTTAGATTAGCAATGTTAGCTCTTTTAGCGGAAGAGTCAATTTTCCTTTTAGGTAAACCAGGTATTGCCAAGTCATTAATCTCACGTAGATTAAAATTTGCAATTAAGGGTGGTACTAATTTTGAATACTTGATGAGTAAGTTTTCAACTCCAGAAGAAATCTATGGACCAATTGACTTAAGATTACTAAAAGAAGGTAAATATGTTAGAGTTGTTGAAAATTATCTACCTGCTTCAAATGTTGGTTTTTTAGATGAAATTTGAAAAGCTGGACCAAGTATTCAAAATACATTATTGACAATTATTAATGAAAAGCTTTTTAGAAATGGTGGAACAGATATAAAAGTTCCATTAAAACTATTAATTTCAGCTTCAAATGAGTTACCTGCAGAAGGTGAAGGATTGGAAGCTTTATTTGACCGTTTTATTATTAGATTTATAGCTGAAGGTTTAAAAAGTGATGATAATTTTGAACAACTTTTAGATGGTGAATCATCACTTGATGTTGATGTAGATCCAAAACTTCAACTTACAATTCAAGAATTAGAAATTTGAAAAAAACAATCAAAACAAGTAAAAATCAGTAGAAAAACTTTAGACTTTATTCACTATTTTAGAAAAAAAATATTAAAAGAAACAAATGGAGAAGCTTATATTTCTGATAGACGTTGAAAAAAAATATCAGGTTTAATGAAAACAAGTGCTTTTTATAATGGAAGATCAGAAACTGATATTGCTGATTTATTTGTAATTCCATACTGTATTTGAGATAACGAAGAACAAGAAAAGCAATATTCTGAAATTTTCTTTAATACATTTTTGGAACAATTTGGTTTAGAATGAAGAAATGAAAAGAAAAATTTAATGAATCAAATTGATTTAGTAAACTCACAAATTGGTCAAGTTGAAGCACAATTTTTAAGATTAACACCGTATACTGATCCATTTAAAGGCGCAATTAATGGAACATACTATTTTATTAATTTTACAGATGGTGGAGATAGTTATAAAATTTGTTTCATATCTGCAGCTGATTGAAATAAAATAAGAAATTTAACAAATGAATCATTTGAAATTGATTTACATTTTGGAGTAAATTTAAATAAATATTCAGGAAGTCAAAAAACATTGGTTAAAGCTTATAAAGCAGATCAAATTCTTTTTGTAAATGAAAACAAAAAATACTTATTACAAAATGAAAGTCCAAATGAATTTAATCAACAAATGAATAATTTAGCTGATAATATTGTTGAACTTGAAACTAAATATAAAGCATTGTCAGCAAAAATGTTTAAAGAGTATAAAAAATATATGAATATGAATTGCATTTTCTTTGAAGAAATTTATGATGAAAAAATTGCACAAGCATTTGATGCAAAGACTAAAAAACAATTAGAACAAGAAGCTGAATTAGAAAAACAAGTTAAACTAAACGAAAAAAATGATAATATAAAAAATCCAATTGATGATTTAGACTTTAAATTAGAAATTTAA
- a CDS encoding DEAD/DEAH box helicase: protein MKFSDFGFKKFINDALEEIGFVYPTKIQEKVIPLIKKHRSVIAQSHTGTGKTHSFLLPILNNIAYDEKNKIQFLIVTPTRELARQIYENTKDILKLNDKGTVGLFVGGDDIEKSIQNVKTKQPTVVIGTPTRLKKMYEEGNLFITTAKYVVIDECDMIFDLGFIEEVDFMLSKINKDVNISLFSATINNGLRPFLQKYLSNSIFIENKDSNPTNKNIEHVLVWTKNKENKEVLRTIVSEINPYVCMIFLNKKDQIKEIISWLNEFGIKNVGELHGDLDSRQRTNMQKRIQNGDFKWIVASDVAARGIDIDGVSHIISVDLPKDLDYYIHRSGRTGRNQYSGQSYVLFNSTNQHQIDELKSKGISFSNFKLANNQLIEINTVKKKKEFNANLPVNVETKKIIDKYKGQKVKPGYKKRRKAEVDKLKKDIRRKHIKESIAKIKKDKYKKRREELFEN, encoded by the coding sequence ATGAAATTTTCAGATTTTGGTTTTAAAAAATTTATTAATGATGCTTTAGAAGAAATTGGATTTGTCTATCCAACTAAAATTCAAGAGAAAGTTATTCCACTTATAAAGAAACATAGATCAGTTATTGCTCAGTCGCACACAGGAACTGGAAAAACGCATTCTTTTTTATTGCCTATATTAAATAATATTGCATATGATGAAAAAAATAAAATTCAATTTTTAATAGTAACTCCAACAAGAGAACTTGCTAGACAAATTTATGAAAATACTAAAGATATTTTGAAGTTAAATGATAAGGGAACAGTTGGATTATTTGTTGGTGGAGATGATATTGAAAAATCAATTCAAAATGTTAAAACAAAACAACCAACTGTTGTAATTGGAACACCAACAAGACTAAAAAAAATGTATGAAGAAGGTAATTTATTTATTACTACTGCAAAATATGTAGTAATTGATGAATGTGATATGATTTTTGATCTTGGTTTTATTGAAGAAGTAGACTTTATGCTTTCAAAAATTAATAAGGATGTAAACATCTCTTTATTTTCTGCAACAATTAATAATGGATTAAGACCTTTTTTACAAAAATATTTATCAAATTCCATTTTTATAGAAAATAAGGATTCAAATCCAACTAATAAAAATATTGAGCATGTTCTTGTTTGAACAAAAAATAAGGAAAATAAGGAAGTTCTTAGAACAATTGTAAGTGAAATTAACCCTTATGTTTGTATGATTTTCTTAAATAAAAAAGATCAAATAAAAGAGATTATTTCTTGACTAAATGAATTTGGCATTAAAAATGTAGGTGAGTTACATGGAGATTTAGACTCAAGACAAAGAACAAATATGCAAAAAAGAATTCAAAATGGGGATTTTAAATGAATTGTAGCTTCAGATGTAGCGGCAAGAGGAATTGACATTGATGGAGTAAGTCATATTATTTCAGTTGACCTGCCAAAAGACTTAGATTATTATATTCACAGAAGTGGTAGAACTGGAAGAAATCAATATTCCGGCCAAAGTTATGTTTTATTTAACTCTACAAATCAGCACCAAATTGATGAACTAAAGTCAAAAGGTATTTCATTTTCTAACTTTAAATTGGCAAATAATCAATTAATTGAAATTAATACTGTCAAAAAGAAAAAAGAATTTAATGCAAATTTGCCAGTAAATGTTGAAACTAAAAAAATTATTGATAAATATAAGGGTCAAAAAGTAAAACCGGGATATAAAAAACGTAGAAAAGCTGAAGTAGATAAACTTAAAAAAGATATTAGAAGAAAGCATATTAAAGAGTCAATAGCAAAAATTAAAAAAGATAAGTACAAAAAACGTAGAGAAGAATTATTTGAGAATTAA
- a CDS encoding tRNA (cytidine(34)-2'-O)-methyltransferase — MRKINIVLFQPEIADNVGAIMRTCALTNSKLHLIEPFGFIFDKRNFARSSANNFEGCEYVRYDDWNDFINCNPNANIFCMTRYGKKPITDFEFSQINDEVFIMFGKESTGIPKKILKDNIDKCFRIPMVSSGRSLNIANSVGIATYEVLRQWDYLDLSKVEVEKGEDYLDID; from the coding sequence ATGAGAAAAATTAATATAGTATTGTTTCAACCAGAAATTGCTGATAATGTTGGAGCTATAATGAGAACTTGCGCACTTACAAACTCAAAACTACATTTAATTGAACCATTTGGTTTTATTTTCGATAAAAGAAATTTTGCAAGAAGTAGTGCTAATAATTTTGAAGGTTGTGAATATGTAAGATATGATGATTGAAATGACTTCATAAATTGCAATCCAAATGCTAATATATTTTGCATGACTCGATATGGTAAAAAACCAATTACTGATTTTGAATTTAGCCAAATTAATGATGAGGTGTTTATTATGTTTGGAAAAGAATCAACAGGTATTCCAAAAAAAATTTTAAAAGATAACATTGACAAATGTTTTAGAATTCCTATGGTAAGTTCAGGAAGAAGTCTTAATATTGCCAACTCTGTGGGAATTGCCACTTATGAAGTTTTAAGACAATGAGATTATTTAGATCTGTCAAAAGTTGAAGTTGAAAAGGGAGAGGACTATCTAGATATAGATTAA
- the rdgB gene encoding RdgB/HAM1 family non-canonical purine NTP pyrophosphatase, whose protein sequence is MNVLWFASQNSNKIKEIKEMIPEMEIKSLKDLPDLIDIPEDEPTFEKNALFKAKTLSQIVEGVVVADDSGLSIKCLDDFPGIYSARWAKPETEWMKINDLLLEKLKRENLMKSEERKAFFTSSIALIDKNKGVQQVFTGIVKGVIVDSQIGENGFAYDRIFKPDNFDKTFAQMTKEEKNSISHRNRSITLLKEFLKKNNYF, encoded by the coding sequence ATGAACGTTTTATGATTTGCTTCACAAAATTCTAATAAAATTAAAGAGATTAAAGAAATGATTCCTGAAATGGAAATTAAATCGTTAAAAGATCTTCCTGATTTAATTGATATACCCGAAGATGAACCAACATTTGAGAAAAATGCTTTATTTAAAGCTAAGACATTATCGCAGATAGTTGAGGGAGTAGTTGTTGCAGATGATTCAGGACTGAGTATTAAATGTTTAGATGACTTTCCTGGAATTTATTCAGCAAGATGAGCTAAACCAGAAACAGAATGGATGAAAATAAATGATTTATTATTGGAAAAGTTAAAGCGAGAAAATTTAATGAAAAGCGAAGAAAGAAAAGCATTTTTTACATCTTCAATTGCCCTAATTGACAAGAATAAGGGTGTTCAGCAAGTATTTACGGGAATAGTAAAAGGAGTTATTGTTGACAGTCAAATTGGAGAAAATGGTTTTGCATATGACAGAATTTTCAAACCAGATAATTTTGATAAAACTTTTGCCCAAATGACCAAAGAAGAAAAAAACTCTATATCACATCGTAACCGTTCAATAACTTTACTAAAAGAATTTTTAAAAAAGAATAACTATTTTTAA
- a CDS encoding phosphotransferase family protein encodes MKFNGYTNKVTLENDILKKESIPFHDIYLDKKNEYNFLQQLIKTEQDVLLTPLKFYWKDNKLFSEYKFLSNYQTLKNIKITKEIINNVTNLIKKLHKLNSKEFKINKFNYQKFLKIFKNNIDNPLTNFEPYLKEINNYIDKFDKLKLVLSHNDLVPGNILINKNEMILIDYDYISLNNKFFDIASFISETLNDDEELINYFIKKCIEEKLVNINEIETLNLMIKYQDLLWTLWSNFMFEKEKQNIFKDIFDHKLERLKNRKIY; translated from the coding sequence ATGAAATTTAATGGTTATACAAACAAAGTAACCCTAGAAAATGATATTTTGAAAAAAGAGTCAATACCTTTTCATGATATTTATCTAGATAAAAAAAATGAATATAATTTTTTGCAACAATTAATTAAAACTGAGCAAGATGTATTATTAACTCCGTTAAAGTTCTATTGAAAAGATAATAAATTATTTTCAGAATATAAATTTTTAAGTAATTATCAAACCCTTAAAAATATTAAAATAACTAAGGAAATAATTAATAATGTAACTAATTTAATAAAAAAACTTCATAAGCTTAACTCAAAAGAATTTAAAATAAATAAATTTAATTATCAAAAATTTTTAAAAATTTTTAAAAATAACATTGATAATCCATTAACTAATTTTGAACCTTATTTGAAGGAAATAAATAACTATATTGATAAATTTGATAAGTTAAAATTGGTTTTAAGTCATAATGACTTAGTGCCTGGAAATATTTTAATAAATAAAAATGAGATGATTTTAATTGATTACGACTATATTTCCTTAAATAACAAGTTCTTTGATATAGCAAGTTTTATCAGTGAAACTTTAAATGATGATGAAGAACTAATTAACTACTTTATAAAGAAATGTATTGAAGAAAAATTAGTAAATATTAATGAAATTGAAACTTTAAATTTAATGATTAAATACCAAGACCTTTTATGAACATTATGATCGAATTTTATGTTTGAAAAAGAGAAACAAAATATTTTTAAAGATATTTTTGATCATAAATTAGAAAGATTAAAAAACAGAAAGATATACTAA
- a CDS encoding DxFTY motif-containing membrane protein, whose product MLNNQIKNFNESRTPFFKSLLFLIIESIIPGLTIWFCVGFDFNFSLTSKLPYPNVGYVSLICTVYFLYSFLITYLFYKFKFHEADMFTFSSLITLILIILILFGSFMNTSGIWIFVRFIAIVAFVIIATPFFVFISVLFRNKENKKIEDYERALEAYKNGEIIPSNKLLRAQRYQSYLIKKQNKIEELKNFKIELDEKITKELQEQELKRNLKMKKIIDKLDQKEEKQRQKKQKD is encoded by the coding sequence ATGTTAAATAATCAAATTAAAAACTTTAATGAATCAAGAACTCCATTTTTTAAGAGTTTACTTTTTTTAATTATAGAATCAATAATTCCTGGTTTAACTATTTGATTTTGTGTTGGATTTGACTTTAATTTTTCTCTTACAAGTAAATTGCCATATCCAAATGTAGGTTATGTTTCACTAATTTGTACTGTGTACTTTTTATACAGTTTTTTGATAACATATTTATTTTATAAGTTTAAATTTCATGAAGCCGATATGTTTACTTTTAGTTCCTTAATTACTTTGATCTTAATTATATTAATTTTATTTGGTAGTTTTATGAATACTTCAGGTATTTGAATATTTGTTAGATTTATTGCTATAGTTGCCTTTGTTATAATAGCAACTCCATTTTTTGTTTTTATAAGTGTTTTATTTAGAAATAAGGAAAACAAAAAAATAGAGGATTATGAAAGAGCGCTAGAGGCTTATAAAAATGGCGAGATTATACCGAGTAATAAATTATTAAGAGCTCAAAGATATCAAAGTTATTTAATTAAAAAACAAAATAAGATAGAAGAATTAAAGAATTTTAAAATAGAATTAGATGAAAAAATAACAAAAGAACTACAAGAACAAGAGTTAAAAAGAAATCTTAAAATGAAAAAAATAATAGATAAATTGGATCAAAAAGAAGAAAAGCAAAGACAAAAAAAACAGAAAGATTAG
- the miaA gene encoding tRNA (adenosine(37)-N6)-dimethylallyltransferase MiaA — translation MNKIIVIVGPTASGKTDLSIKIAKEFNGECINADSTQIFKGTDIATNKITTQEMQGIKHHLLSIKEVNESYSVAEFQKHAREKIAKVLENEKTPILIGGTGLYINSVLMDYNFSSDDHIDNYAKKYDTKSNQEIWEVLNLKDSLEAKKIHMNNRYRLIRALELIQLTGITKTKLTKDNKKYLYNNLLIIGISAKREELYSKINNRVLSLIEKGLFEEIQLAYKANNFDKKAQSLKCIGGPEIIKYFEKEIDYEKCIELMQQNNRHYARRQLTWFKNQLNNVKWFEHDYKNFEDISNEIIEYIRSNL, via the coding sequence ATGAATAAAATAATAGTTATAGTTGGACCAACAGCAAGTGGGAAAACAGACCTATCAATTAAAATTGCAAAGGAATTTAATGGAGAATGTATTAATGCAGACTCTACTCAAATTTTTAAAGGAACAGATATAGCAACAAATAAAATAACAACTCAAGAAATGCAAGGGATTAAACATCATTTACTTTCTATAAAAGAAGTTAATGAAAGCTACTCAGTAGCAGAATTTCAAAAGCATGCAAGAGAAAAAATTGCAAAAGTATTGGAGAATGAAAAAACTCCTATACTTATTGGTGGAACAGGACTTTATATTAATTCGGTTTTAATGGATTATAACTTTAGCAGTGATGATCATATTGATAATTATGCAAAAAAATATGATACAAAATCAAATCAAGAGATTTGAGAAGTTTTAAATTTAAAAGATAGTTTAGAGGCCAAAAAAATTCATATGAATAATAGATATAGATTAATTAGAGCTTTGGAACTTATTCAACTAACAGGAATAACAAAAACTAAACTAACAAAGGACAATAAAAAGTATCTTTATAATAATTTATTAATTATTGGAATATCTGCCAAAAGAGAGGAATTATATAGTAAAATAAACAATAGGGTACTTAGCTTAATAGAAAAGGGTTTGTTTGAAGAAATACAATTGGCTTATAAGGCTAATAATTTTGACAAAAAAGCCCAATCTTTAAAATGTATTGGAGGTCCAGAAATCATAAAATATTTTGAAAAAGAAATAGATTATGAAAAATGTATCGAACTGATGCAACAAAATAATAGGCATTATGCAAGAAGGCAGTTAACTTGATTCAAAAATCAATTAAATAACGTTAAATGATTTGAACATGATTATAAAAATTTTGAAGACATATCTAATGAAATTATTGAATATATCAGATCAAATCTTTAA
- the rpsO gene encoding 30S ribosomal protein S15 produces MVSKTQIENIVKEFGVNANDTGRAEVQIAILTQDIQNLTEHLNIHKKDITSRRSLLKKVAQRRHLLNFLFKKDVERYKTIIEKLKIRK; encoded by the coding sequence ATGGTTTCTAAAACACAAATTGAAAATATTGTTAAAGAATTCGGAGTTAATGCAAATGATACAGGTAGAGCTGAAGTTCAAATTGCTATTTTAACTCAAGATATTCAAAATTTAACAGAGCACTTGAATATACATAAAAAAGATATTACTTCAAGAAGAAGTTTATTAAAAAAAGTAGCTCAAAGAAGACATTTGTTAAACTTTTTGTTTAAAAAAGATGTTGAAAGATATAAGACAATTATTGAAAAATTAAAAATAAGAAAATAG